From the genome of Penaeus monodon isolate SGIC_2016 chromosome 16, NSTDA_Pmon_1, whole genome shotgun sequence, one region includes:
- the LOC119583062 gene encoding LOW QUALITY PROTEIN: uncharacterized protein LOC119583062 (The sequence of the model RefSeq protein was modified relative to this genomic sequence to represent the inferred CDS: inserted 2 bases in 1 codon; deleted 7 bases in 5 codons) yields the protein MMSPWMVLPAFLLWGWAAGGVTLSLSCGRCEGGPDGYTCPSSDSAQAYVLRALPDQVLRVECRNNVGDFSLLKDCNFTTFRQFEFERCPLPDVSFGEVFRRIGVPSGDVKSLSFTAGSWNASSGLQEWHLDSLTNLQTLQLVDNNFTSFPPALLTNTPKLEFFRFIGNRVGSLPHTMFASTPNLVMAELGNNGLTSVPEDLFANLTKLLNVSLWNNQLTDIQRSLFSDITGLRFLDLRDNFLSDITNRQFQGMKILKRLNLGGNRISNLNKDSFGDLRSLEELELHSNWLENLPTGIFDNQRLMQKLILRNNSLSKLPDRIFQKCESLKMLDLSVNNLQYIERSQLPTPKTSLTYLNLGSNNISLSEDYISDSGAQFIPYDFPLSNQLELQHIFLDNNRINHIPSSFNNLFVDLKTIDLSGNLISYLDFPSIHFISDGVKLNLKNNLIKAISLRQLKFWPIKEKIKNVTLSLEGNPLVCNCLLYIFAKIVQEKSELLSKSSFQVFIDDADKVTCISLENRKMHVKTLDFKMLTCELETSWKLYLLMRPHDEMFIVDCXFKDMKEIPCPSKDIYTSKNYSVTLNLMNNSIANFDGLDHPFYTKLANLTIPYNKISHINESDLPDNLKVLDVRGNNLTFLSATTLDYLNVTDMTLSLGDNPWTCNCDMIDFFTFLQVPERKVLDSNNIKCASDGEELLSINEYTICPSFRQPMVIVTIVLITVFLLLFAVLGTMSFYKYKQGIKVWLFTHRMCLWAITEDELDADKKYDAFISYSHKDEEFVNTVLVPGLESGDPKYRICLHYRDWIQENTSKNQILQSVEDSRRTIVVLSTNFIESVWGQLEFKAAHSQALQGQNNRIIVIVYGQVIDPSPPESELDEKLRLYISMKILREINIYIYLENYMDYSHSSSDSGNVDINVVCTKFVYNIECTTGCTLPLGCDLFYNQDRPHTRQQRSNNPARLRTMRVYVGGGYPIFKRPFLTCVSAIPCTWFLEALSNHFKILLQLTCKAASPRMPCNRLGHRTEEQSSWRVKMSVNTSPTYTDSSFSGGACGPSPRWISIHILGRIIEDLLTWNCFIVQVWELLRSCDGASCEARSGTQLIPASVPMMSPWMVLPAFLLWGWAAGGVTLSLSCGRCEGGPDGYTCPSSDSAQAYVLRALPDQVLRVECRNNVGDFSLLKDCNFTTFRQFEFERCPLPDVSFGEVFRRIGVPSGDVKSLSFTAGSWNASSGLQEWHLDSLTNLQTLQLVDNNFTSFPPALLTNTPKLEFFRFIGNRVGSLPHTMFASTPNLVMAELGNNGLTSVPEDLFANLTKLLNVSLWNNQLTDIQRSLFSDITGLRFLDLRDNFLSDITNRQFQGMKILKRLNLGGNRISNLNKDSFGDLRSLEELELHSNWLENLPTGIFDNQRLMQKLILRNNSLSKLPDRIFQKCESLKMLDLSVNNLQYIERSQLPTPKTSLTYLNLGSNNISLSEDYISDSGAQFIPYDFPLSNQLELQHIFLDNNRINHIPSSFNNLFVDLKTIDLSGNLISYLDFPSIHFISDGVKLNLKNNLIKAISLRQLKFWPIKEKIKNVTLSLEGNPLVCNCLLYIFAKIVQEKSELLSKSSFQVLIDDADKVTCISLENRKMHVKTLDFKMLTCELEQCLDNCTCSWRPHDEMFIVDCSFKDMKEIPMPSKDIYNLKNYSVTLNLMNNSIANFDGLDHPFYTKLANLTIPYNKISHINESDLPDNLKVLDVRGNNLTFLSATTLDYLNVTDMTLSLGDNPWTCNCDMIDFFTFLQVPERKVLDSNNIKCASDGEELLSINEYTICPSFRQPMVIVTIVLITVFLLLFAVLGTMSFYKYKQGIKVWLFTHRMCLWAITEDELDADKKYDAFISYSHKDEEFVNTVLVPGLESGDPKYRICLHYRDWIPGEYIQNQILQSVEDSRRTIVVLSSNFIESVWGQLEFKAAHSQALQDRTNRIIVIVYGQVPPESELDEKLRLYISMKTYVKWGDAKFWEKLRYIMPHPQELIQKKQQKCKNADKLELVKSNSKSV from the exons ATGATGAGCCCATGGATGGTCCTGCCCGCCTTCCTGCTATgggggtgggcggcgggcggggtCACACTTTCTCTGTCTTGTGGGCGTTGTGAAGGAGGGCCTGACGGGTACACGTGCCCCAGCTCAGATAGTGCCCAGGCGTATGTGCTCAGGGCACTGCCAGATCAGGTTCTCCGCGTGGAGTGTCGCAACAATGTGGGGGACTTTTCGCTGTTGAAGGACTGTAATTTCACCACATTCAGACAGTTTGAGTTTGAGAGATGCCCACTGCCCGACGTGTCGTTTGGCGAGGTATTCCGGAGGATAGGAGTGCCAAGTGGTGATGTGAAGTCCCTCAGCTTCACGGCAGGCTCCTGGAATGCTTCCTCGGGTCTGCAAGAATGGCACTTGGACTCCCTCACAAACCTGCAAACGCTGCAGCTGGTTGACAACAacttcacttccttccctcctgctcTGCTGACGAATACTCCCAAACTGGAGTTCTTTAGATTTATAGGAAATCGGGTGGGCAGTCTCCCGCACACCATGTTTGCAAGCACACCGAATCTCGTCATGGCTGAGCTCGGGAACAACGGACTCACCAGTGTACCTGAAGACCTCTTCGCCAACCTCACAAAGCTGCTCAATGTTAGTCTCTGGAACAACCAGTTGACCGATATACAAAGAAGCTTATTTTCAGACATCACAGGACTCAGATTTCTAGACCTGAGAGACAACTTCCTGAGTGACATCACAAATAGGCAATTCCAAGGAATGAAAATACTAAAAAGACTCAACCTTGGAGGAAACAGAATCAGCAATTTAAACAAGGATTCGTTTGGGGATCTCAGGAGCTTGGAAGAACTCGAGCTTCATTCGAACTGGCTTGAAAACTTACCCACAGGCATCTTTGATAACCAGAGGCTGATGCAGAAACTGATCCTGAGAAACAACAGTTTGAGTAAATTGCCAGACAGAATATTCCAAAAATGCGAATCCTTAAAAATGCTTGATCTGAGCGTCAATAATTTGCAGTACATTGAAAGATCACAGCTTCCCACTCCTAAAACTTCTCTAACATATCTCAATTTGGGAAGCAacaatatatcattatctgaaGACTATATAAGTGACAGTGGGGCCCAGTTTATCCCTTATGACTTCCCTCTGTCCAATCAGTTGGAGCTGCAACACATTTTCCTAGACAACAACAGGATCAACCATATTCCCTCTTCATTTAACAATTTGTTTGTTGATCTGAAAACCATTGACCTTTCCGGGAATTTGATCAGTTACTTGGATTTTCCCTCCATACACTTCATCTCAGATGGTGTCAAACTGAACTTGAAAAATAACCTAATAAAGGCAATCAGTCTACGTCAGTTGAAGTTTTGGCCGATTAAGGAAAAAATCAAGAACGTGACATTGTCACTTGAGGGAAATCCACTTGTTTGTAACTGTTTACTTTACATATTTGCAAAGATTGTTCAGGAAAAGTCAGAATTACTTAGTAAAAGCTCATTTCAGGTCTTT attgatgatgctgataaagTAACATGTATCAGCTTAGAAAACAGGAAAATGCATGTGAAGACGCTCGATTTCAAAATGCTGACATGCGAACTGGAAACAAGTTGGAAATTGTACTTGCTCATGCGCCCACATGATGAGATGTTCATTGTAGACTG TTTTAAAGATATGAAGGAAATTCCATGCCCA AGCAAGGACATATATACCTCAAAAAACTATTCCGTAACACTAAACCTGATGAACAACAGCATTGCAAACTTTGATGGCCTCGACCATCCCTTTTACACCAAATTAGCTAACCTGACCATTCCCTACAACAAAATCTCCCACATCAACGAGTCAGACCTTCCAGACAACTTAAAAGTCCTGGACGTGCGAGGGAACAACCTGACTTTCTTATCAGCCACTACTCTTGACTACCTCAATGTCACAGACATGACTCTTAGCCTTGGAGACAACCCCTGGACTTGCAATTGCGACATGATTGACTTCTTCACCTTTCTGCAAGTCCCCGAGAGAAAG GTACTGGACTCCAACAACATTAAGTGTGCCAGTGATGGTGAGGAGCTGTTAAGCATCAATGAGTATACCATCTGTCCATCCTTCAGACAACCCATGGTTATTGTGACAATCGTGCTCATCACAGTTTTCCTTCTCCTGTTTGCTGTTCTTG GTACAATGAGCTTCTATAAATATAAGCAAGGCATCAAAGTGTGGTTGTTTACACATCGTATGTGTCTTTGGGCCATAACAGAGGACGAATTAGATGCTGACAAGAAATATGATGCCTTCATCAGCTATTCTCACAAG GATGAAGAGTTTGTCAACACAGTCTTGGTGCCAGGACTGGAGTCGGGCGACCCCAAGTACCGCATTTGCCTTCACTACCGCGACTGGATTCAGGAGAATACATCCAAAAACCAGATCTTGCAGAGTGTAGAGGACAGCCGTCGAACTATTGTGGTGCTTTCA ACGAATTTCATTGAGAGTGTGTGGGGCCAGCTGGAGTTCAAGGCAGCTCACTCCCAGGCTCTGCAGGGACAGAAC AACAGGATTATAGTCATTGTGTATGGCCAG GTGATAGACCC GTCCCCTCCCGAGAGTGAGCTGGACGAGAAGTTACGGCTTTACATCTCTATGAAGATTTTACGTGAA ataaatatatatatttatttagaaaattatatgGACTATTCCCACAGTTCCTCAGATAGTGGGAATGTGGATATAAATGTTGTATGCACTAAATTTGTTTACAACATTGAGTGTACTACTGGTTGTACTTTGCCACTTGGCTGTGACCTATTTTATAACcag GATCGTCCCCATACAAGGCAGCAACGATCGAACAACCCTGCCAGACTCCGCACCATGCGTGTTTATGTGGGCGGGGGTTACCCT ATTTTTAAACGACCTTTTCTCACATGTGTCAGTGCTATACCTTGTACTTGGTTCTTAGAG GCATTATCAAACCATTTCAAGATCTTGCTTCAGCTGACCTGCAAGGCGGCATCTCCTCGCATGCCTTGTAACAGACTTGGACATCGCACTGAAGAACAATCTTCATGGAG AGTGAAGATGAGCGTCAACACATCGCCCACATATACGGACTCGTCATTCAGCGGTGGGGCCTGTGGACCCTCCCCGCGCTGGATCTCCATCCACATTTTGG GAAGAATTATTGAGGATCTGTTAACTTGGAACTGCTTCATAGTGCAAGTTTGGGAGTTACT AAGGAGCTGCGATGGTGCGTCCTGTGAAGCCCGAAGCGGAACCCAGCTGATCCCGGCAAGCGTCCCTATGATGAGCCCATGGATGGTCCTGCCCGCCTTCCTGCTATgggggtgggcggcgggcggggtCACACTTTCTCTGTCTTGTGGGCGTTGTGAAGGAGGGCCTGACGGGTACACGTGCCCCAGCTCAGATAGTGCCCAGGCGTATGTGCTCAGGGCACTGCCAGATCAGGTTCTCCGCGTGGAGTGTCGCAACAATGTGGGGGACTTTTCGCTGTTGAAGGACTGTAATTTCACCACATTCAGACAGTTTGAGTTTGAGAGATGCCCACTGCCCGACGTGTCGTTTGGCGAGGTATTCCGGAGGATAGGAGTGCCAAGTGGTGATGTGAAGTCCCTCAGCTTCACGGCAGGCTCCTGGAATGCTTCCTCGGGTCTGCAAGAATGGCACTTGGACTCCCTCACAAACCTGCAAACGCTGCAGCTGGTTGACAACAacttcacttccttccctcctgctcTGCTGACGAATACT CCAAAACTGGAGTTCTTTAGATTTATAGGAAATCGGGTGGGCAGTCTCCCGCACACCATGTTTGCAAGCACACCGAATCTCGTCATGGCTGAGCTCGGGAACAACGGACTCACCAGTGTACCTGAAGACCTCTTCGCCAACCTCACAAAGCTGCTCAATGTTAGTCTCTGGAACAACCAGTTGACCGATATACAAAGAAGCTTATTTTCAGACATCACAGGACTCAGATTTCTAGACCTGAGAGACAACTTCCTGAGTGACATCACAAATAGGCAATTCCAAGGAATGAAAATACTAAAAAGACTCAACCTTGGAGGAAACAGAATCAGCAATTTAAACAAGGATTCGTTTGGGGATCTCAGGAGCTTGGAAGAACTCGAGCTTCATTCGAACTGGCTTGAAAACTTACCCACAGGCATCTTTGATAACCAGAGGCTGATGCAGAAACTGATCCTGAGAAACAACAGTTTGAGTAAATTGCCAGACAGAATATTCCAAAAATGCGAATCCTTAAAAATGCTTGATCTGAGCGTCAATAATTTGCAGTACATTGAAAGATCACAGCTTCCCACTCCTAAAACTTCTCTAACATATCTCAATTTGGGAAGCAacaatatatcattatctgaaGACTATATAAGTGACAGTGGGGCCCAGTTTATCCCTTATGACTTCCCTCTGTCCAATCAGTTGGAGCTGCAACACATTTTCCTAGACAACAACAGGATCAACCATATTCCCTCTTCATTTAACAATTTGTTTGTTGATCTGAAAACCATTGACCTTTCCGGGAATTTGATCAGTTACTTGGATTTTCCCTCCATACACTTCATCTCAGATGGTGTCAAACTGAACTTGAAAAATAACCTAATAAAGGCAATCAGTCTACGTCAGTTGAAGTTTTGGCCGATTAAGGAAAAAATCAAGAACGTGACATTGTCACTTGAGGGAAATCCACTTGTTTGTAACTGTTTACTTTACATATTTGCAAAGATTGTTCAGGAAAAGTCAGAATTACTTAGTAAAAGCTCATTTCAGGTCTTAattgatgatgctgataaagTAACATGTATCAGCTTAGAAAACAGGAAAATGCATGTGAAGACGCTCGATTTCAAAATGCTGACATGCGAACTGGAACAATGTTTGGACAATTGTACTTGCTCATGGCGCCCACATGATGAGATGTTCATTGTAGACTGTTCTTTTAAAGATATGAAGGAAATTCCCATGCCAAGCAAGGACATATATAACCTCAAAAACTATTCCGTAACACTAAACCTGATGAACAACAGCATTGCAAACTTTGATGGCCTCGACCATCCCTTTTACACCAAATTAGCTAACCTGACCATTCCCTACAACAAAATCTCCCACATCAACGAGTCAGACCTTCCAGACAACTTAAAAGTCCTGGACGTGCGAGGGAACAACCTGACTTTCTTATCAGCCACTACTCTTGACTACCTCAATGTCACAGACATGACTCTTAGCCTTGGAGACAACCCCTGGACTTGCAATTGCGACATGATTGACTTCTTCACCTTTCTGCAAGTCCCCGAGAGAAAG GTACTGGACTCCAACAACATTAAGTGTGCCAGTGATGGTGAGGAGCTGTTAAGCATCAATGAGTATACCATCTGTCCATCCTTCAGACAACCCATGGTTATTGTGACAATCGTGCTCATCACAGTTTTCCTTCTCCTGTTTGCTGTTCTTG GTACAATGAGCTTCTATAAATATAAGCAAGGCATCAAAGTGTGGTTGTTTACACATCGTATGTGTCTTTGGGCCATAACAGAGGACGAATTAGATGCTGACAAGAAATATGATGCCTTCATCAGCTATTCTCACAAG GATGAAGAGTTTGTCAACACAGTCTTGGTGCCAGGACTGGAGTCGGGCGACCCCAAGTACCGCATTTGCCTTCACTACCGCGACTGGATCCCAGGAGAATATATCCAAAACCAGATCTTGCAGAGTGTAGAGGACAGCCGTCGAACTATTGTGGTGCTTTCATCGAATTTCATTGAGAGTGTGTGGGGCCAGCTGGAGTTCAAGGCAGCTCACTCCCAGGCTCTGCAGGACAGAACTAACAGGATTATAGTCATTGTGTATGGCCAG GTACCTCCCGAGAGTGAGCTGGACGAGAAGTTACGGCTGTACATCTCTATGAAGACTTACGTGAAGTGGGGAGATGCAAAGTTTTGGGAAAAGCTTCGGTATATCATGCCACACCCACAAGAACTTATacagaaaaaacagcaaaagtgCAAAAATGCAGATAAGCTTGAACTTGTTAAATCAAACTCGAAAAGTGTATAA